The following are from one region of the Prevotella communis genome:
- a CDS encoding UvrD-helicase domain-containing protein, with the protein MYFDHVLGKYPLDPQQRDSIVKLEDNCLVIASAGSGKTSTIVGKAKYLVEKQNIDPSKILLLTYTKKAANELAERMKIDGISSGTFHSLAYRIIADTTGMAPSICDADVPLNIFRKLILEDDYFLKAVDNYIINLQSLMKLEHDYTDAFTYFEDRKKYGIQALFPDVDGKIIFTRSEEEKRLCSILTKLGVLFRYECAYPINTRTPERRQYKPDFTIYFKDGQGQWQRIYLEHFAIDFYGQVPRWFGEGTKGGWRAANKRYIDGIEWKRMTHRMNGTILLETTSADFHDGTIEKKLEDQLVRYGVPIKRRTDKELYDMLVKRNRQLEKTVFTLLLSFVTLMKANEKTIEGLLETVTPREGKMQSLEKKRNYYVLYHIVKPFYENYEKELKRNFEIDFTDAIIQATSICREGLWKQYDYILVDEFQDISVDRYKLLQALRSEHPKTKLYCVGDDWQSIFRFAGSDMALFYDFEKFFGYTEVCKIETTYRFHQPMIARSSEFVMKNPAQKKKTIKTPEGDSMKTYLNFAKCSSEDNGVKEKVEEIIASLPKDDSVLLMGRYNYDAMSVGFTGKIDHSDNRIKIKIAGREVFFLSVHSAKGLEADHVILINCNQGAYGFPSLIEDDPILDFVLSRSEQYPFAEERRLFYVAMTRAKKRMYVLYDERKPSPFISEFLVKLEVGSHLCPKCLEGKMVAVKDGVSSNGTKYRSFICSNNEAGCDFFETKFGDLTPPGLLVSEETTAQDIERLRESRRRAKGIGYV; encoded by the coding sequence TTGTATTTTGACCATGTTCTGGGTAAGTATCCACTCGACCCGCAGCAGCGTGACTCCATCGTGAAGCTCGAGGACAACTGCCTAGTTATTGCCAGTGCCGGTAGTGGAAAGACCTCTACCATCGTCGGCAAGGCTAAGTATCTGGTTGAGAAACAGAATATCGACCCTTCAAAGATTCTGCTTCTGACATATACCAAGAAAGCTGCAAATGAGCTGGCTGAGCGTATGAAAATCGACGGTATCAGCAGTGGCACATTTCACAGTCTGGCATATCGTATCATTGCTGATACTACAGGAATGGCTCCATCAATATGTGATGCGGACGTGCCTCTCAATATTTTCAGGAAGCTGATTCTTGAAGACGACTACTTCCTTAAAGCCGTTGACAATTATATTATCAATCTCCAGTCTTTAATGAAGCTGGAGCATGACTACACCGATGCTTTTACCTATTTCGAAGACCGCAAGAAATATGGTATTCAGGCCTTGTTCCCTGATGTCGACGGTAAAATCATCTTTACCAGAAGCGAGGAGGAAAAGCGCCTTTGTTCCATCCTTACGAAGTTAGGTGTTCTCTTCCGTTATGAATGTGCTTATCCAATCAACACCAGGACTCCCGAACGTCGCCAGTACAAGCCGGATTTCACCATCTACTTCAAAGACGGTCAAGGTCAATGGCAGCGTATCTATCTAGAGCATTTCGCAATTGATTTCTACGGTCAGGTTCCAAGATGGTTCGGAGAAGGAACAAAAGGTGGTTGGAGAGCCGCAAACAAGCGGTATATTGATGGTATTGAATGGAAACGCATGACTCATAGGATGAACGGAACAATCCTTTTAGAGACGACAAGTGCGGATTTCCATGATGGTACCATTGAGAAAAAGCTGGAAGACCAGTTGGTTCGATATGGTGTTCCCATCAAGCGTCGTACTGATAAGGAGCTATATGATATGCTTGTCAAGCGCAACCGCCAATTGGAGAAGACAGTCTTCACGCTTCTTCTGTCATTCGTTACCTTGATGAAGGCTAATGAAAAGACGATTGAAGGTCTGCTTGAGACGGTTACGCCCAGAGAGGGAAAAATGCAGTCACTCGAAAAGAAGCGCAACTATTATGTACTTTACCATATAGTCAAGCCCTTCTATGAGAATTACGAGAAAGAGCTAAAGCGCAATTTCGAGATTGACTTTACTGATGCCATCATACAGGCTACTTCCATTTGTCGTGAAGGACTCTGGAAGCAATACGACTATATCCTTGTCGACGAGTTCCAGGATATATCCGTTGACCGCTATAAGCTGCTTCAAGCCCTCAGATCTGAGCATCCCAAGACCAAGCTCTACTGTGTCGGTGACGACTGGCAGTCTATCTTCCGTTTCGCAGGAAGTGACATGGCGCTGTTCTATGACTTTGAGAAGTTCTTCGGTTATACTGAGGTTTGTAAGATTGAGACTACCTATCGTTTCCATCAGCCAATGATTGCCCGCTCCTCTGAGTTCGTTATGAAGAACCCTGCACAAAAGAAGAAGACGATAAAGACTCCTGAGGGCGACTCGATGAAGACTTACCTGAACTTCGCCAAATGCTCCTCAGAAGACAATGGTGTTAAGGAGAAAGTAGAGGAAATCATTGCCAGTCTTCCTAAAGATGATAGTGTTCTTCTGATGGGTCGATACAATTATGATGCAATGTCAGTCGGATTCACAGGAAAGATTGATCATTCTGATAATCGTATCAAAATCAAGATTGCTGGTCGTGAGGTATTCTTCCTATCCGTCCATTCTGCAAAGGGACTGGAAGCTGACCATGTCATACTTATCAATTGCAATCAGGGTGCCTACGGATTCCCCTCTCTCATTGAGGACGACCCAATTCTTGATTTCGTTCTAAGTCGAAGCGAACAATATCCATTCGCTGAAGAGCGACGTCTGTTCTACGTGGCCATGACTCGCGCCAAGAAGCGAATGTATGTTCTTTATGACGAGCGAAAGCCTTCTCCTTTCATTTCTGAATTCCTAGTAAAACTCGAGGTTGGTTCCCACCTATGTCCGAAATGTCTGGAAGGAAAGATGGTCGCCGTTAAGGACGGAGTATCGTCCAACGGCACAAAATACCGCTCATTCATCTGTTCGAACAATGAAGCAGGTTGTGATTTCTTTGAGACGAAGTTCGGCGACCTCACACCGCCAGGCCTGTTGGTTTCAGAAGAGACTACTGCCCAAGATATCGAACGTCTCAGGGAAAGCAGACGAAGAGCTAAAGGAATCGGTTACGTTTAG
- a CDS encoding NUDIX domain-containing protein encodes MEYTYKYPRPAVTADCVVMTNEPLPKVLLIQRGADPYKGAWAFPGGFMNMDETTEQCAIRELEEETGLKVTTVRQIGAYSKVDRDPRGRTITVAYLAIIESPAEVKGQDDAAKAEWFPLTDIPHLAFDHYDIMKDAARVYALNVHVSE; translated from the coding sequence ATGGAATATACCTACAAATACCCACGTCCTGCAGTCACAGCTGACTGTGTGGTAATGACTAACGAACCACTCCCAAAGGTGCTGCTGATTCAGAGAGGTGCCGACCCTTACAAAGGTGCATGGGCATTCCCTGGCGGATTCATGAATATGGATGAGACGACAGAGCAATGCGCAATTCGAGAGTTGGAGGAAGAGACTGGCCTGAAAGTGACCACCGTTCGTCAGATTGGTGCTTACTCTAAGGTAGACCGTGACCCAAGAGGACGAACCATAACTGTTGCATACCTCGCCATCATCGAGTCACCAGCGGAAGTTAAAGGGCAGGACGACGCAGCCAAAGCTGAATGGTTCCCGCTTACAGATATACCGCACTTGGCTTTTGATCATTACGATATCATGAAGGATGCTGCAAGGGTTTACGCTCTGAATGTTCATGTAAGCGAATAA